Proteins from one Hoplias malabaricus isolate fHopMal1 chromosome 2, fHopMal1.hap1, whole genome shotgun sequence genomic window:
- the LOC136687620 gene encoding interleukin-1 receptor type 1-like isoform X1 — translation MQSAVLLLFSWTASISYVSKCMGEQIFAVEHHTVRLHCCICKENVDNITVNWTKDNYTVKTSPRIKLQGISLWLLNTEPSDSGHYACTGTSASETKESQFFLSVEKGPCPTATDLQFALERTNTNLTCTKDPVETFGEILQINWLKDCEPTGLQGSVVQLNVSLSSNGNYTCEVVFRREGDNYTISHTTQLQVLKDEPTKGPEVLHPRNLTMYIKPGVNITLNCSVFIGSEQDIMETSVYWTVNDSFTDGLQDKLTLEKGEDNETYGTSTLFISEVSLKYFDEPFQCIVLNSKGSDFGLVWLRQIDSEGDPSAIQTPLIIALALTVVTIALAIVLFIYFRIDIILAYRHLRGKGKAPAEGRKIYNAYVSYCHGNSTDSSVAEDLALRVIPEVLEQQHGLKLFIHGRDNTEVNMADAVSQSKVVLLVLPGSQPASRAEEESSIPLNPGQDRLSVSHCGELYRVIAQSSVRVIVVESGENADYSLLPESIQSIIRRDGVLKWSPALQLSGRFWKHLRYHMT, via the exons ATGCAAAGCGCCGTGCTTCTGCTTTTTAGTTGGACAGCAAGTATCTCGTATGTATCAAAATGTATGG gtGAGCAGATATTTGCTGTTGAGCATCACACTGTTAGACTCCACTGCTGCATTTGCAAGGAAAATGTAGACAACATCACTGTCAATTGGACTAAAGATAACTACACTGTAAAGACAAGCCCCCGCATTAAATTGCAAGGAATTTCCCTGTGGTTACTTAACACAGAGCCATCAGACAGCGGCCATTATGCGTGTACAGG TACGAGTGCCTCTGAGACCAAAGAATCTCAGTTCTTCCTCTCAGTTGAGAAAGGACCCTGTCCAACAGCCACTGACCTCCAATTCGCCTTGGAGAGAACAAACACCAACCTGACCTGCACTAAAGATCCCGTAGAGACTTTTGGAGAGATTTTGCAAATCAATTGGTTGAAG GACTGTGAACCTACAGGACTGCAAGGAAGCGTAGTTCAATTAAATGTATCACTGAGCAGCAATGGTAACTACACTTGTGAGGTTGTCTTTAGACGTGAAGGAGATAACTACACAATCTCTCACACTACTCAACTCCAAGTGCTGAAAGACG AACCTACGAAGGGTCCTGAGGTATTACATCCTCGTAACCTGACGATGTATATAAAACCAG GTGTCAATATCACATTGAATTGTTCTGTATTCATTGGTTCAGAACAAGACATTATGGAAACATCAGTATATTGGACTGTCAATGATAGTTTCACTGATGGACTCCAGGACAAACTGACATT agagaaaggggaggatAATGAAACTTATGGTACTTCTACACTGTTCATTTCTGAAGTTTCCCTTAAATACTTTGATGAACCTTTTCAGTGCATTGTTTTGAACTCTAAGGGATCGGATTTTGGCCTGGTGTGGCTCAGACAAA TTGATTCTGAAGGGGATCCAAGTGCCATACAGACTCCACTGATCATTGCTCTGGCTCTCACTGTAGTCACTATTGCTCTGGCTATTGTTCTCTTCATATACTTCAGAATAGATATAATTTTAGCCTACCGTCATCTGCGTGGCAAAGGCAAAG ctcCTGCTGAAGGGAGGAAGATATACAATGCATATGTGTCTTACTGCCATGGCAACAGCACTGATTCCTCTGTGGCAGAGGACCTGGCCCTGAGGGTCATACCTGAGGTCCTGGAGCAGCAGCATGGCCTGAAGCTGTTCATACACGGCCGTGATAACACAGAAG TGAACATGGCTGATGCTGTAAGCCAGAGCAAGGTTGTGCTGCTCGTCCTTCCAGGATCACAGCCAGCCAGTCGCGCAGAAGAAGAAAGCTCCATTCCTCTGAATCCAGGCCAAGACAGACTCAGTGTGTCACACTGCGGAGAACTCTATCGTGTCATTGCTCAATCCAGTGTTCGAGTAATCGTGGTGGAAAGTGGGGAGAATGCAGATTACTCACTGTTGCCGGAGTCCATCCAGTCCATCATTCGAAGGGATGGAGTGCTGAAGTGGAGCCCTGCATTGCAGCTTAGTGGTCGTTTCTGGAAGCATCTCAGATATCATATGACCTGA
- the LOC136687620 gene encoding interleukin-1 receptor type 1-like isoform X2 has translation MQSAVLLLFSWTASISYVSKCEQIFAVEHHTVRLHCCICKENVDNITVNWTKDNYTVKTSPRIKLQGISLWLLNTEPSDSGHYACTGTSASETKESQFFLSVEKGPCPTATDLQFALERTNTNLTCTKDPVETFGEILQINWLKDCEPTGLQGSVVQLNVSLSSNGNYTCEVVFRREGDNYTISHTTQLQVLKDEPTKGPEVLHPRNLTMYIKPGVNITLNCSVFIGSEQDIMETSVYWTVNDSFTDGLQDKLTLEKGEDNETYGTSTLFISEVSLKYFDEPFQCIVLNSKGSDFGLVWLRQIDSEGDPSAIQTPLIIALALTVVTIALAIVLFIYFRIDIILAYRHLRGKGKAPAEGRKIYNAYVSYCHGNSTDSSVAEDLALRVIPEVLEQQHGLKLFIHGRDNTEVNMADAVSQSKVVLLVLPGSQPASRAEEESSIPLNPGQDRLSVSHCGELYRVIAQSSVRVIVVESGENADYSLLPESIQSIIRRDGVLKWSPALQLSGRFWKHLRYHMT, from the exons ATGCAAAGCGCCGTGCTTCTGCTTTTTAGTTGGACAGCAAGTATCTCGTATGTATCAAAAT gtGAGCAGATATTTGCTGTTGAGCATCACACTGTTAGACTCCACTGCTGCATTTGCAAGGAAAATGTAGACAACATCACTGTCAATTGGACTAAAGATAACTACACTGTAAAGACAAGCCCCCGCATTAAATTGCAAGGAATTTCCCTGTGGTTACTTAACACAGAGCCATCAGACAGCGGCCATTATGCGTGTACAGG TACGAGTGCCTCTGAGACCAAAGAATCTCAGTTCTTCCTCTCAGTTGAGAAAGGACCCTGTCCAACAGCCACTGACCTCCAATTCGCCTTGGAGAGAACAAACACCAACCTGACCTGCACTAAAGATCCCGTAGAGACTTTTGGAGAGATTTTGCAAATCAATTGGTTGAAG GACTGTGAACCTACAGGACTGCAAGGAAGCGTAGTTCAATTAAATGTATCACTGAGCAGCAATGGTAACTACACTTGTGAGGTTGTCTTTAGACGTGAAGGAGATAACTACACAATCTCTCACACTACTCAACTCCAAGTGCTGAAAGACG AACCTACGAAGGGTCCTGAGGTATTACATCCTCGTAACCTGACGATGTATATAAAACCAG GTGTCAATATCACATTGAATTGTTCTGTATTCATTGGTTCAGAACAAGACATTATGGAAACATCAGTATATTGGACTGTCAATGATAGTTTCACTGATGGACTCCAGGACAAACTGACATT agagaaaggggaggatAATGAAACTTATGGTACTTCTACACTGTTCATTTCTGAAGTTTCCCTTAAATACTTTGATGAACCTTTTCAGTGCATTGTTTTGAACTCTAAGGGATCGGATTTTGGCCTGGTGTGGCTCAGACAAA TTGATTCTGAAGGGGATCCAAGTGCCATACAGACTCCACTGATCATTGCTCTGGCTCTCACTGTAGTCACTATTGCTCTGGCTATTGTTCTCTTCATATACTTCAGAATAGATATAATTTTAGCCTACCGTCATCTGCGTGGCAAAGGCAAAG ctcCTGCTGAAGGGAGGAAGATATACAATGCATATGTGTCTTACTGCCATGGCAACAGCACTGATTCCTCTGTGGCAGAGGACCTGGCCCTGAGGGTCATACCTGAGGTCCTGGAGCAGCAGCATGGCCTGAAGCTGTTCATACACGGCCGTGATAACACAGAAG TGAACATGGCTGATGCTGTAAGCCAGAGCAAGGTTGTGCTGCTCGTCCTTCCAGGATCACAGCCAGCCAGTCGCGCAGAAGAAGAAAGCTCCATTCCTCTGAATCCAGGCCAAGACAGACTCAGTGTGTCACACTGCGGAGAACTCTATCGTGTCATTGCTCAATCCAGTGTTCGAGTAATCGTGGTGGAAAGTGGGGAGAATGCAGATTACTCACTGTTGCCGGAGTCCATCCAGTCCATCATTCGAAGGGATGGAGTGCTGAAGTGGAGCCCTGCATTGCAGCTTAGTGGTCGTTTCTGGAAGCATCTCAGATATCATATGACCTGA
- the tsga10 gene encoding testis-specific gene 10 protein, producing the protein MQSSLRSRKSTSPFRATSISRSPTRQPPVKGGTYDSELMRILREKDELQNMLNKHERHLSETQANVRVLTADRDQTRMHYQQAQKEIADLRRMVMKSKVSRGPKSSVTAQSILKRVEAERDEAMNDLHRMTTERDSLRERLKISQETAISERAHLEQSVEDLQNAILTLEQERGEQKGRQAQMREAMIALEDEVFTLDRKLSTTEDELSRLKNECTMLRLSNSHAGSALSETQRRLTSRIEELQKTQAKNQQLDERNNVLLKEMTDLKEEMRALQASVSDLDEHRDSLQEQLDRKDDQLCSTTKQLDDKESTIHRLKLHIRDLETTVEALKEMSVCRERELDTVKRNLLNSGDELTSVLNVKDTTLRENTQLRDELDRSRLDNQTLQLKLDEAAHDIGDLQKKVENYVSQISHIQNLLSSKEDESRDLQESLKRACVEAENWEEKSRQAESSITDLQLQLRTSESEKRRLKDRVDILESSLQEARSAEWNCSADVVQLKEELRRVKDERSVTHRDMEKTKELCIKLDTSKEAVQKELESCRSELELLRKQLVNERASARSLESMLSSTREKELQRQLSYQEKLTEIHLLRDKLTVAESKANTQTRETAQLRTRIAQLEADLETTRRQLSTECFERERAVQELHRLGLSSSLRPILFSSTLRSSSPTRRSLCPQFSSSPERPLHTSPDNVPSERSPDRSVMFRDLYV; encoded by the exons ATGCAGAGCTCTTTGAGGTCCCGTAAATCTACCAGCCCATTCAGGGCAACCTCCATCAGCCGTAGCCCCACCAGACAGCCTCCTGTAAAG ggGGGCACATATGACTCAGAGTTGATGAGGATTTTGAGGGAGAAAGATGAACTGCAGAACATGCTGAACAAACATGAGCGTCACCTCTCTGAGACTCAGGCCAATGTCCGAGTGCTCACGGCTGATCGGGACCAGACCAGAATGCACTACCAGCAG GCTCAGAAGGAAATAGCAGACCTGCGGCGCATGGTGATGAAGTCAAAGGTGTCACGAGGACCTAAGAGCAGTGTGACTGCTCAAAGCATCCTCAAACGTGTTGAAGCAGAGAGGGATGAGGCCATGAATGATCTACACCGCATGACCACTGAGAGGGACAGTCTAAGAGAGAGACTCAAG ATTTCTCAGGAGACTGCTATAAGTGAGAGAGCTCACCTGGAACAGAGTGTAGAAGATCTGCAAAATGCCATTCTGACT CTGGAGCAGGAGCGAGGGGAGCAGAAAGGAAGGCAGGCTCAGATGAGGGAGGCCATGATAGCGCTTGAAGATGAGGTGTTCACACTGGACAGAAAACTGAGCACCACTGAAGATGAGCTCAGCCGTTTGAAGAATGAATGCACAATGTTGAG GTTGTCCAACAGCCATGCAGGGAGTGCTCTGAGTGAGACTCAGCGGCGATTGACCAGCAGGATTGAAGAGCTGCAGAAAACACAGGCGAAAAACCAACAGCTGGACGAGAGAAACA atgtgttatTGAAGGAGATGACTGATCTGAAAGAAGAGATGAGAGCCTTGCAGGCCAGTGTTTCTGACCTGGATGAGCACAGAGACAGCCTGCAGGAACAGCTGGACAGAAAGGACGACCAACTCTGCTCTACTACCAAACAGCTGGATGATAAG GAAAGCACTATACACAGGCTGAAGTTACACATCAGAGACCTTGAGACCACTGTAGA AGCTTTGAAGGAGATGTCAGTCTGCAGAGagcgagagctggacactgTGAAGAGGAACCTGCTGAACTCAGGGGATGAGCTGACCTCTGTGCTGAATGTCAAAGACACAACACTGCGAGAGaacacacagctgagagatGAGCTAGACCGGTCACGACTGGACAATCAG ACTCTTCAGCTGAAACTGGACGAAGCAGCACATGACATAGGGGACCTGCAGAAGAAAGTCGAGAATTATGTTTCTCAAATCTCCCATATCCAGAACCTTCTGTCCTCCAAG GAGGATGAGTCCAGGGATCTGCAGGAAAGTCTGAAGCGTGCATGTGTGGAGGCTGAGAACTGGGAGGAGAAATCCAGGCAAGCAGAGAGCAGCATCACTGACCTACAGCTGCAGCTCCGCACCTCAGAGTCAGAGAAACGTAGACTCAAAGACAGAGTGGACATCCTGGAGAGCAGCCTTCAGGAG gctCGTAGTGCTGAGTGGAACTGCAGTGCTGATGTCGTACAGCTGAAGGAAGAGTTACGGCGGGTAAAGGATGAGCGCTCTGTCACACACCGTGACATGGAGAAGACCAAGGAGCTCTGCATCAAACTGGACACCAGCAAAGAGGCA GTTCAGAAGGAGCTTGAGTCTTGTCGTTCTGAGCTGGAGCTCCTAAGGAAGCAGCTGGTCAATGAGCGGGCATCAGCTCGCAGTTTAGAGAGCATGCTGAGCAGCACCAGGGAGAAAGAGCTTCAACGACAACTCAGCTATCAGGAGAAACTCACTGAGATCCACCTGCTCAGAGACAAGCTCACTGTGGCCGAAAGCAAGGc GAACACTCAGACCAGAGAGACGGCTCAGTTAAGAACTCGGATAGCACAGCTGGAGGCAGATCTGGAGACAACCAGAAGACAGCTATCCACTGAGTGCTTTGAACG GGAGCGTGCAGTGCAAGAGTTGCACAGGTTGGGCCTTTCCTCATCTCTGCGCCCAATACTCTTCTCCTCCACTCTCCGCTCCTCCTCTCCCACTCGCCGCTCACTCTGTCCTCAATTTTCCTCGTCTCCCGAGCGTCCTCTCCACACCTCTCCAGACAACGTGCCCTCAGAGCGTTCGCCCGACAG GAGTGTTATGTTCAGGGACCTGTATGTATAA